The Primulina huaijiensis isolate GDHJ02 chromosome 9, ASM1229523v2, whole genome shotgun sequence genomic interval aattataataGAAAATTACGAACTTAAGAATATTAGTTCGAAAATtctaaaaacataataaaatagaaCGAACAAACAATGTAAATAAGACAAGTAGCAAAAAAATCTGcatcaaaactcaaaaaaatatgAGACAAAACATAAACATTATGGATTTAGAAAATGAGGACAAAAAATCAACAATAAAACactaaaactcttagttttGACGCGAAAAAAACGCTTTTAGTCTATTTATATCATGGAATACAAAATTCGTGGGAAATAACGAATTTTTTTGGAAGTTATTTTCCTACTTCTTCACTTTCGCATACAACATCCTTCACTTTGGAAGTTTTTTTTTCGCCTCGTCATAGATGTAAGAGCCTATATTAAAAGATTGTCgtctaaaattaatttttctcacATTCAACATTCAAGATGTACAACGAAGGAAAATAATTCTTTTAGAAAAATAACTCCTTCACATTATTATTTCTTATCATtgattattcaaatatacaatcaAATGTATTACTGAAAAATAGGCATTTTTGTATTTTGGTAAGATTTAGGGAGcttaatcaaataacattgtGTTGTCAAGATAGtgggaagaaaaaaatatttgacaaaagAACTGAAGAAAACCTATGCTTGCTGTGAAAATTTATTGGTAATTTCCCGTAAAATtatgagtaggtatcttgtgagacggtctcacgaatctttatctgtgagacgggtcaaccctaccgatattcacaataaaaagtaatatctttaacataaaagtAATGCTTTTCATGAATGACTAAAATAAGATATCCCTATCATAAAATACGATTCATGATATCATCTCGTATGAATTTTTGCCTATTGGGCCGGTTTATCTCCACCTTCCTTGTGAAACCACACAATCAACTCTTCCTTTCTTTTTCGTCTCCACCTTCGGACAAGAATCTCAACTCATGAGGCCGACTTCCGGAAAACACGCAGCGGCGGCGGAGGAGCATCAGCAGCAGCGCCACATCTCTTACTCCCCCAGGAAGTCTAAGAAAATCGAAATCAGAACCACCCTTCAATCTTTGAAAGCTCACATCTCTTCGCACCGCTGGGTCTGGCTCAGTGCAACGATCTCATTGCAGCTCTTACTAGTCCTTCTTCTCATCCGTGCCtctccgccgccgccgccgccgccgcccaTCCTTCCCTCAACCCAGCACCGACAAATCGAAACCACGTCACAAACCGGACCAGATGGCGTCTGCCAATTCGGAAGAGTGTACATCTACGATCTGCCCCCGATGCTCAACGAAGAACTCCTCCAAAACTGCCACGAAATCGACCCGTGGAGCTCCCGCTGCAACGCCGTGTCAAACGACGGATTTGGGCCTCCGGCGGTGGGTTTGAACGACGTCGTCCCACGGAATCTTACCTCAGCTTGGTACTGGACTGATATGTATTCAGCAGAAGTCATATACCATGAAAGAATGAAGAACCACATCTGCAGGACGATGAATCAAGATGAAGCCACGGCGTTTTACATCCCTTTCTACGCAGGACTCGCTGTGGGCAGGTATTTATGGTTCAATTACACTTCGAAAGATCGCGATTTTCACAGCGTAACTATGTTGAACTGGGTTAAGAATCAAACCCCATGGATGAAATCAAATGGGTCGGATCATTTCATCGTGTTGGGTAGATTAACTTGGGATTTTCGAAGATTAACTGACAATGACAATGAATGGGGAACAAGATTCATTTACATGCCATTAATGAAAAATGTTCTTAAG includes:
- the LOC140985044 gene encoding xyloglucan galactosyltransferase XLT2-like — protein: MRPTSGKHAAAAEEHQQQRHISYSPRKSKKIEIRTTLQSLKAHISSHRWVWLSATISLQLLLVLLLIRASPPPPPPPPILPSTQHRQIETTSQTGPDGVCQFGRVYIYDLPPMLNEELLQNCHEIDPWSSRCNAVSNDGFGPPAVGLNDVVPRNLTSAWYWTDMYSAEVIYHERMKNHICRTMNQDEATAFYIPFYAGLAVGRYLWFNYTSKDRDFHSVTMLNWVKNQTPWMKSNGSDHFIVLGRLTWDFRRLTDNDNEWGTRFIYMPLMKNVLKLSVERSPWDLLEISIPYPTAFHPRSESDIRIWQDFIRSRKRSSLLTFVGATRKKIKNDFRTVLMSYCKNESSWCQVVDCAVTRCYDGAPAILEGFLDSDFCMQPKGDGSTRRSAFDCMLAGTIPVYFWRGSFENQFEWHLPAAYDKYSVFIDNNDVRNDSSIIKKILQKYSIEEVKKMRERIIDFVPKFLYSRSNVNLGKYVDAFDIAMDEVLIRFSRQKMFSNHDQ